From Poecile atricapillus isolate bPoeAtr1 chromosome Z, bPoeAtr1.hap1, whole genome shotgun sequence, one genomic window encodes:
- the LOC131572599 gene encoding serine/threonine-protein kinase PAK 1-like — protein MVATIVVVTSEGAKEEQNDHKPPAVVTPQPEHAETVAIKKINLQGLRRKQLTVNEIMIMESNRSPSVVNYLDSYLVHEELWLVMEYMDGGTLSDVISKTYMSEGEIAAVSRECLQGLDFLHSNHVIHRDVKSCNILLRTDGSVKLADFGLSAQLTPQQSHRRSAAGTPWWMAPEVVLCQPYGPKVDIWSFGIVGIEMVERQVPHDSRSSVSVQLLIAEGGTPQLRQPELLSALLRDFLSCCLQTDEARRWSAEELLQHQFLTSAKPGCSLVPLILSVKQWKEKRIMF, from the exons ATGGTTGCCACCATTGTCGTGGTGACATCAGAAG GGGCCAAAGAGGAGCAAAATGACCACAAGCCTCCAGCGGTGGTCACACCCCAGCCTGAACATGCGGAGACT GTGgccataaagaaaataaaccttcAAGGACTGAGGAGGAAGCAATTAACTGTTAATGAAATCATGATCATGGAGAGTAATAGGAGTCCCAGTGTTGTGAATTATTTAGACAG CTACCTTGTGCATGAGGAACTCTGGCTGGTGATGGAGTACATGGACGGAGGCACTCTGAGTGATGTCATCAGCAAGACTTACATGTCTGAAGGAGAGATTGCAGCTGTCAGTCGTGAG tgCCTGCAAGGACTGGATTTTCTTCATTCCAACCATGTGATCCATCGAGATGTGAAGAGCTGCAACATCCTTCTCAGAACCGATGGCTCTGTCAAGCTGG CTGATTTTGGCCTTTCTGCTCAGCTCACCCCTCAGCAAAGTCATCGTCGCTCAGCAGCCGGGACTCCTTGGTGGATGGCACCTGAAGTGGTGCTGTGTCAACCATATGGCCCCAAAGTGGACATATGGTCTTTTGGAATTGTGGGAATTGAAATGGTAGAACGACAAGTTCCTCATGACAGTAGAAGTTCTGTCTCG GTTCAACTCCTGATAGCCGAAGGAGGAACCCCACAGCTGCGGCAGCCCGAACTCCTCTCAGCTTTGCTGCGTgacttcctgagctgctgcctgcagacagACGAGGCGCGGCGCTGGTCTGCCGAGGAGCTCCTGCAG CATCAATTTTTAACATCGGCCAAGCCTGGGTGCAGCCTGGTGCCACTCATCCTCTCAGTGAAACAGTGGAAGGAGAAAAGGATAATGTTCTAA